The genomic segment TCCAATGCAatatataaaagaatatacCGATGAAAACATCCGTAAAGGCCTGGCTCCAAAGCCACCTCCACCTGTGAAAGACAGTTATATGATGTTTGGTAATCAGTTTCAATGTGATGATCTGATTATTCGACCCTTGGAGAGCCAGGGTATTGAACGGTTGCATCCTATGCAGTTTGATCACaagaaagaattaagaaaacTTAATATGTCTATCCTAGTCAACTTTTTGGACCTCTTGGATATCTTGATAAGGAGTCCAGGGAGTATAAAGCGAGAGGAGAAACTGGAAGACTTGAAACTGCTTTTTGTTCATGTCCATCATCTTATAAATGAGTACCGCCCTCACCAAGCTAGGGAGACGCTGAGAGTCATGATGGAGGTGCAGAAACGTCAGCGTTTGGAAACAGCAGAGCGATTTCAGAAGCACTTAGAGCGAGTTGTAGAGATGATTCAGAACTGCCTGGCTTCCTTGCCCGATGATCTGCCTCATTCAGAGGGAGGACTGCGAGTGAAAGCAGAACCGATGGATACCAATGATGGCAGTAACTGTATTGGACAGAGCGAAAAACAGAGAGAGTGTTCCAGTGGCAAGAGAGATCAGGTTTTAGACAAAGATGCGGCTATGTGTAGCATTATTGATGAAATGacatgaagaaaacagttttgttgGCTCACCATAGTTAGAGGCAGAATGCGTTCTGAGGGTATACgttgtattttgttttgctgttgtatAAGCAGACAAAGCATTTATTGTACACCTGTTGGAGGTTGTGAGTGACTAGGCAGATGAAAATGTTTAGTATTTTGCGAGCTGTGTGTTTATCggtagaaacaaaaaaaacccctttttattaaatgtaatcTGTGGCTTCCACGTCACGTGACAAAGTTACCTTTTTCTGTAGTACTTTCATTTGtcactttctgcttttttggatgtgcctcattttttttctttttttaatggctttgtAATGTGGAAGCAAGTAAGGGATCTGACTAAAAGGAATTGCAGTTGACAGTTCCTCCACTTCAAATAAGTGCTAGTTTTTTACAATGTCAGTGGGTCCGTTCAGGTATGTGTAATtcaatactaaaaataaaattagtgtcaagtctgcaaaatctgtttctttatcTTTGTAATGATGTAA from the Phalacrocorax aristotelis chromosome 8, bGulAri2.1, whole genome shotgun sequence genome contains:
- the MED7 gene encoding mediator of RNA polymerase II transcription subunit 7, whose protein sequence is MGEPQQVSALPPPPMQYIKEYTDENIRKGLAPKPPPPVKDSYMMFGNQFQCDDLIIRPLESQGIERLHPMQFDHKKELRKLNMSILVNFLDLLDILIRSPGSIKREEKLEDLKLLFVHVHHLINEYRPHQARETLRVMMEVQKRQRLETAERFQKHLERVVEMIQNCLASLPDDLPHSEGGLRVKAEPMDTNDGSNCIGQSEKQRECSSGKRDQVLDKDAAMCSIIDEMT